The following coding sequences lie in one Azospirillum humicireducens genomic window:
- a CDS encoding rhodanese-like domain-containing protein, giving the protein MASSVTEIPAASPEDAAAHFARKLSLETDCWDVHESLKSGSPDFVLLDVRGPAAFAGGHVPGALNLPHGKITERRMAEWDDGTLFVVYCAGPHCNGADRAALRLARIGRPVKLMIGGVTGWIDEGFALESAI; this is encoded by the coding sequence ATGGCCAGTTCAGTTACCGAGATTCCGGCCGCGTCGCCGGAAGATGCCGCCGCCCATTTCGCCCGCAAGCTGTCGCTGGAGACCGACTGCTGGGACGTGCATGAGTCGTTGAAGTCGGGCAGTCCCGACTTCGTCCTGCTCGACGTGCGCGGACCGGCGGCTTTCGCCGGCGGGCATGTGCCGGGAGCGCTGAACCTGCCGCATGGCAAGATAACGGAACGGCGGATGGCGGAATGGGATGATGGGACGCTGTTCGTCGTCTACTGCGCCGGCCCCCATTGCAACGGGGCGGATCGCGCGGCCTTGCGGCTGGCGCGGATCGGGCGGCCGGTCAAGCTGATGATCGGCGGCGTGACGGGCTGGATCGACGAAGGCTTCGCGCTGGAAAGCGCAATCTGA
- the gltA gene encoding citrate synthase produces the protein MTQTEDGKDTVTLIDNKTGKQVTMPILHGSVGPSVIDIRKLYAATGYFTYDPGFTSTGSCESGITYIDGDEGVLLHRGYAIDELAENSTFPEVCFLLLNNHLPTAAERTDFENILRRHSMVHEQLTKFYSGFRRDAHPMAIMCGVVGALSAFYHDSLDINDPQERKIAAHRLIAKMPTIAAMAYKYSTGQPFMYPRNDLSYAENFLYMTFGTPCEPFKVNPILSKAMDKIFILHADHEQNASTSTVRLAGSSGANPFACIAAGIASLWGPAHGGANEAVLKMLEEIGSVDRIPEFVRRAKDKNDSFRLMGFGHRVYKNYDPRAQVMRQTCHEVLGELGIKDEPLLDIAMELEKIALSDEYFIEKKLYPNVDFYSGIILKAMGFPTSMFTVLFALARTVGWISQWKEMIEDPVQKIGRPRQLYTGDTKRPFVPLAERG, from the coding sequence ATGACCCAGACCGAGGACGGCAAGGACACCGTTACCCTCATCGACAATAAAACGGGCAAGCAGGTCACGATGCCGATCCTGCACGGCAGCGTCGGGCCGAGCGTGATCGACATCCGCAAGCTCTACGCCGCGACCGGCTATTTCACCTACGATCCGGGCTTCACTTCCACCGGCAGCTGCGAGTCGGGCATCACCTACATCGACGGCGACGAGGGTGTCCTGCTGCACCGCGGCTACGCCATCGACGAGCTGGCCGAGAACTCCACCTTCCCGGAAGTCTGCTTCCTCCTGCTCAACAACCACCTGCCGACCGCTGCAGAGCGCACGGATTTCGAAAACATCCTGCGCCGCCACTCGATGGTGCACGAGCAGCTGACCAAGTTTTACAGCGGCTTCCGCCGTGACGCCCACCCGATGGCGATCATGTGCGGCGTCGTCGGCGCCCTGTCGGCCTTCTATCACGACTCGCTGGACATCAACGATCCGCAGGAGCGCAAGATCGCCGCGCACCGTCTGATCGCCAAGATGCCGACGATCGCGGCGATGGCCTACAAGTATTCGACCGGCCAGCCCTTCATGTACCCGCGCAACGACCTGTCGTACGCGGAGAACTTCCTCTACATGACCTTCGGAACGCCCTGCGAGCCGTTCAAGGTCAACCCGATCCTGTCCAAGGCGATGGACAAGATCTTCATCCTGCATGCCGACCACGAACAGAACGCCTCGACCTCCACCGTCCGTCTGGCCGGTTCGTCGGGCGCCAACCCGTTCGCCTGCATCGCCGCCGGCATCGCCTCGCTGTGGGGTCCGGCCCATGGCGGCGCGAACGAAGCCGTGCTGAAGATGCTGGAGGAGATCGGTTCGGTCGACCGGATCCCCGAGTTCGTCCGCCGCGCCAAGGACAAGAACGACAGCTTCCGTCTGATGGGCTTCGGCCACCGCGTCTACAAGAACTACGACCCGCGCGCCCAGGTCATGCGCCAGACCTGCCACGAGGTTCTCGGCGAGCTCGGCATCAAGGACGAGCCGCTGCTGGACATCGCGATGGAACTGGAGAAGATCGCGCTGTCGGACGAGTACTTCATCGAGAAGAAGCTCTACCCGAACGTCGATTTCTATTCGGGCATCATCCTGAAGGCGATGGGCTTCCCGACCAGCATGTTCACCGTGCTGTTCGCGCTGGCCCGCACCGTCGGCTGGATCAGCCAGTGGAAGGAGATGATCGAAGACCCGGTGCAGAAGATCGGCCGTCCGCGTCAGCTCTACACCGGCGACACCAAGCGGCCTTTCGTGCCGCTGGCCGAGCGTGGCTAA
- the gltX gene encoding glutamate--tRNA ligase, whose product MTVVTRFAPSPTGFLHIGGGRTALFNWLYARNTGGKFLLRIEDTDRQRSTQAAVDAILDGLQWLGLDWDGDAVSQFERKDRHAEVAHQMLAAGKAYRCYCSPEELEEMRAAQKAAGQPMRYDGRWRDRPESDAPPGVAPVIRLKAPQEGQTVLNDLVQGEVTVQNAQLDDLILLRADGTPTYLLAVVVDDHDMNVTHVIRGDDHLTNTFRQIQIFNAMGWDLPRFGHIPLIHGPDGAKLSKRHGALGVDAYRDMGYLPEAVRNYLLRLGWSHGDDEIISTEQAIEWFNLESIGRSPSRFDFAKLENLNAHYMRLADDSRLVGLIAPRLEADLGRSLTDADRDLLTRAMNGLKQRARTVVDLAQSARFYVAAQPLGYDEKASALLDEKGRGLLRELAEAFAGEPDFTAAALEAQVRAFAEARGEKLGKVAQPLRAALTGSTVSPPIFEVAELLGREATLSRIRDAAGAA is encoded by the coding sequence ATGACCGTCGTCACCCGCTTCGCTCCGTCGCCGACCGGCTTTCTGCACATCGGCGGTGGCCGCACCGCCCTGTTCAACTGGCTGTACGCCCGCAACACCGGCGGCAAGTTCCTGCTGCGGATCGAAGACACCGACCGGCAACGCTCGACCCAGGCGGCGGTCGACGCCATCCTGGACGGGCTGCAGTGGCTGGGCCTGGATTGGGATGGCGACGCGGTCAGCCAGTTCGAGCGCAAGGACCGCCATGCCGAGGTGGCGCACCAGATGCTGGCTGCCGGCAAGGCCTACCGCTGCTATTGCAGCCCGGAAGAGCTGGAGGAGATGCGCGCCGCCCAGAAGGCCGCCGGCCAGCCGATGCGCTATGACGGCCGCTGGCGCGACCGTCCCGAATCCGACGCGCCTCCCGGCGTCGCTCCGGTGATCCGGCTGAAGGCGCCGCAGGAAGGCCAGACGGTCCTGAACGATCTCGTCCAGGGGGAGGTCACGGTGCAGAACGCCCAGTTGGATGACCTGATCCTGCTGCGCGCCGACGGCACGCCGACCTATCTGCTGGCGGTGGTGGTGGACGACCACGACATGAACGTCACCCACGTCATCCGCGGCGACGACCATCTGACCAACACCTTCCGCCAGATCCAGATCTTCAACGCCATGGGCTGGGACCTGCCGCGCTTCGGCCACATCCCGCTGATCCATGGACCGGATGGCGCCAAGCTGTCAAAACGTCACGGCGCGCTGGGCGTCGATGCCTACCGCGACATGGGCTATCTGCCGGAAGCCGTGCGCAACTACCTGCTGCGGCTCGGCTGGTCGCATGGCGACGACGAGATCATCTCGACCGAACAGGCCATCGAATGGTTCAATCTGGAGAGCATCGGCCGCTCGCCCTCGCGGTTCGATTTCGCCAAGCTGGAAAACCTGAACGCCCACTACATGCGTCTGGCTGACGATTCCCGGCTGGTCGGGCTGATCGCCCCGCGGCTGGAGGCGGACCTGGGCCGCAGTCTGACCGATGCGGATCGCGACCTTCTGACACGGGCGATGAACGGCCTGAAGCAGCGCGCCCGCACCGTCGTCGATCTGGCGCAGAGCGCCCGCTTCTACGTCGCTGCGCAGCCGCTCGGCTATGACGAAAAAGCATCCGCCCTGCTGGACGAAAAGGGCCGCGGGCTGTTGAGGGAGTTGGCCGAAGCCTTTGCCGGCGAACCGGACTTCACCGCCGCTGCACTGGAGGCTCAGGTCCGCGCCTTCGCCGAGGCACGAGGCGAAAAACTGGGCAAGGTGGCGCAGCCGCTGCGCGCCGCGCTGACCGGTTCGACGGTGTCGCCGCCGATCTTCGAGGTGGCTGAGTTGCTGGGCCGTGAGGCGACGCTTTCTCGCATCCGCGATGCAGCGGGTGCAGCATAA
- a CDS encoding ComEC/Rec2 family competence protein: MTVAGWPDEETDGPAASGGRWRRLWFHIGRRLAAVAEAEGDRWVLWLPVAFGAGVALYFGLMREPDWWAGAAACGGCTVLLLVLRRWFALFGAVMALMMVAAGFLVAQGHSARVAAPVLTRVITSATVTGRVMAVERRPGAVRITLRDPTVSRLPPEQTPAALRIRLSDRHAGPEPGSVVSLRATLLPPQAPAEPGAFDFQRRAWFMELGGTGFATGAVDVVEAPPVTGWRVVTVAFERARGAIAERVTAAIADPVEASVTTALLNGEQFGIPDGTLEDFRNSGLAHLLSISGLHVGIAAGILFYVARALLALVPYAALRWPIKKIAALFGILSALAYTLLVGAPLPTVRSVLMTGMIMGAIMLDRHPLSMRLVAFAGLVTIAMDPEGMLGPSFQMSFAAVVALIAAFERGSSRMAEWRSEAGWLLRGLLYVGGILLTSVVATLATLPFALFHFQQIAFYGVLSNLIAIPITSFWVMPWSLIAYALMPFGLEAPALIAMNWGDRAVIWTAEFFGRLPWASITVPAMPVEGFAVLVLGGIWLCLWTRRWRWLGLLPIMAGLASPALVTRPDVLVAADGTVMAVRTPDGRLSASGKTGGRVTETWRERDGERTAADPWPVAGGWSEGERSLSCDLLGCLYRVKGRTVALPRLPDALDEDCGTTDAVVTAAVARGCRSGVVVDRWSLRHEGAHALRVTAGGIEVETVRGLRGERPWTGGR; the protein is encoded by the coding sequence GTGACCGTCGCCGGATGGCCGGACGAGGAGACGGACGGTCCCGCTGCATCCGGTGGGAGGTGGCGGCGCCTGTGGTTTCACATCGGGCGGCGACTCGCGGCTGTGGCGGAGGCGGAGGGCGACCGGTGGGTCCTGTGGCTTCCGGTCGCCTTCGGGGCGGGAGTGGCGCTGTATTTCGGCTTGATGAGGGAGCCGGACTGGTGGGCCGGAGCGGCGGCCTGTGGGGGCTGCACTGTCCTGCTTCTGGTCCTGCGGCGCTGGTTCGCGCTGTTCGGTGCGGTGATGGCATTGATGATGGTGGCGGCGGGGTTCCTGGTGGCGCAGGGCCACAGCGCGCGGGTGGCGGCGCCGGTGCTGACCCGCGTCATCACCAGCGCAACCGTCACCGGACGCGTGATGGCGGTGGAGCGCCGGCCGGGTGCCGTCCGCATCACCCTGCGGGATCCGACCGTCAGCCGCCTGCCGCCGGAACAGACACCGGCTGCCCTGCGCATCCGCCTGTCGGATCGCCATGCCGGGCCGGAGCCCGGATCGGTGGTGAGCCTGCGCGCCACGCTGCTGCCGCCCCAGGCTCCCGCCGAACCGGGGGCCTTCGATTTCCAGCGGCGGGCCTGGTTCATGGAACTGGGCGGCACTGGCTTCGCCACAGGTGCGGTGGACGTGGTCGAGGCGCCGCCGGTCACGGGCTGGCGCGTGGTGACGGTTGCCTTCGAGCGCGCGCGCGGTGCAATCGCCGAGCGGGTGACTGCGGCCATCGCCGACCCGGTGGAGGCCAGCGTCACCACGGCGCTGCTGAATGGGGAGCAGTTCGGCATCCCGGATGGGACGCTGGAGGATTTCCGCAACAGCGGGTTGGCGCATCTGCTGTCGATCTCCGGCCTGCATGTGGGGATCGCTGCCGGCATCCTGTTCTATGTCGCCCGCGCCCTGCTGGCGCTGGTGCCGTATGCGGCCCTGCGCTGGCCGATCAAGAAGATCGCGGCGCTGTTCGGCATCCTGTCGGCGCTCGCCTATACGCTGCTGGTCGGTGCGCCGCTGCCGACGGTGCGGTCAGTGCTGATGACGGGCATGATCATGGGCGCGATCATGCTGGACCGCCACCCGCTGAGCATGCGGCTGGTCGCCTTCGCCGGACTGGTCACCATCGCCATGGATCCGGAGGGGATGCTCGGCCCCAGCTTTCAGATGTCATTCGCGGCGGTGGTGGCGCTGATCGCCGCCTTCGAGCGCGGCAGTTCGCGGATGGCGGAATGGCGCAGCGAGGCGGGATGGCTTCTGCGCGGCCTGCTCTATGTCGGCGGCATCCTGTTGACCAGTGTGGTGGCGACGCTGGCGACGCTGCCGTTCGCGCTCTTCCATTTTCAGCAGATCGCCTTCTATGGCGTGCTGTCCAATCTGATCGCCATTCCCATCACCTCCTTCTGGGTCATGCCATGGAGCCTCATCGCCTATGCCCTGATGCCCTTCGGGCTGGAGGCGCCGGCACTGATCGCGATGAACTGGGGCGACCGGGCGGTGATCTGGACGGCGGAGTTCTTCGGCCGCCTGCCCTGGGCGTCGATCACCGTGCCGGCGATGCCGGTGGAAGGCTTTGCGGTGCTGGTTCTGGGTGGAATCTGGCTGTGCCTCTGGACGAGGCGGTGGCGCTGGCTGGGGCTGCTGCCGATCATGGCAGGGTTGGCGTCACCGGCATTGGTGACCCGGCCGGACGTGCTGGTGGCGGCAGATGGGACGGTGATGGCGGTGCGGACGCCGGACGGTCGCCTCAGTGCTTCGGGGAAGACCGGCGGGCGGGTGACGGAGACATGGCGGGAACGCGATGGCGAACGCACCGCCGCCGATCCCTGGCCTGTGGCGGGGGGGTGGAGCGAGGGGGAACGGTCGCTGAGTTGCGACCTGCTGGGATGCCTGTACCGGGTGAAGGGGAGGACGGTCGCCCTGCCGCGGTTGCCGGATGCACTGGACGAGGATTGCGGGACGACCGATGCGGTGGTGACGGCCGCGGTGGCTCGGGGATGCCGGTCCGGGGTGGTGGTCGACCGCTGGTCCCTGCGGCATGAGGGAGCGCATGCGCTGAGGGTGACGGCGGGCGGAATAGAGGTTGAGACGGTGCGGGGGCTGCGGGGGGAACGGCCTTGGACCGGGGGGAGGTGA
- the lexA gene encoding transcriptional repressor LexA yields MLTRKQHELLLFIHERLGQGGVSPSFDEMKDALGLKSKSGIHRLITGLEERGFIRRLPHRARALEVLRLPEGLDAARSRTAPKPKFQPNVIKGDFAFAGRDAAPQAPARTAGNETVQLPLYGRIAAGTPIEALRDNSAFVDVPASMLGGGDHYALEVSGDSMVEAGILDHDTIIIQRCDAAENGTIVVALVDEGEVTLKRLRRKGNTIALEPANAAYETRIFGADRVRVQGKLVGLVRKY; encoded by the coding sequence ATGCTCACGCGCAAGCAGCACGAATTGCTGCTCTTCATCCACGAACGGCTTGGCCAGGGTGGCGTCTCGCCGTCGTTCGACGAGATGAAGGACGCCCTGGGGCTGAAGTCCAAGTCGGGCATCCACCGCCTCATCACCGGTCTCGAGGAACGCGGCTTCATCCGCCGCCTGCCCCACCGCGCCCGCGCGCTGGAGGTTCTGCGCCTGCCCGAGGGACTGGATGCCGCCCGCTCCCGCACCGCGCCCAAGCCGAAGTTCCAGCCCAACGTCATCAAGGGCGACTTCGCCTTCGCCGGCCGCGATGCGGCTCCGCAAGCTCCGGCCAGGACCGCGGGGAACGAGACGGTGCAGCTTCCGCTCTATGGCCGCATCGCCGCAGGTACGCCGATCGAGGCGCTGCGCGACAACAGCGCCTTCGTGGACGTCCCCGCCTCCATGCTCGGCGGCGGCGACCACTACGCCCTGGAGGTGTCCGGCGACTCGATGGTGGAGGCCGGCATCCTCGACCATGACACCATCATCATCCAGCGCTGCGACGCGGCGGAGAACGGCACCATCGTCGTGGCGCTGGTGGACGAGGGCGAGGTGACGCTGAAGCGCCTGCGCCGCAAGGGCAACACCATCGCCCTGGAGCCCGCCAATGCCGCCTATGAAACCCGCATCTTCGGCGCCGACCGCGTCCGCGTGCAGGGCAAGCTGGTCGGTCTGGTGCGGAAGTACTGA
- the glp gene encoding gephyrin-like molybdotransferase Glp, with the protein MISVAEARARILSAFAPLPAETVALPDALGRVLAEPVVARLTQPPFHAAAMDGWAVRADDIAAAAANSPVPLRRIGESSAGHAFGGSVGPGEAVRIFTGAPMPDGADAVVMQEDCSADESSVQVGRAVVAGRFVREAGFDFVHGQELLPKGRRLTARDIALAAGGNVPWLSVHRRPRIAILATGDEIALPGDPLGPSQIVSTNALGLCALVTAQGGLAHNLGVAKDTPESVAALAKGAAGCDLLVTTGGAAHGDYDLVRDVLAERGVALEVQTVAMRPGKALMFGRAGSVPLLGLPGNPVSTGVTAVLFLRPILRLLQGLSPEDDGLPLRARLTVGLKANDRREEYLRATLAAGPDGVLAVTPFARQDSAITSLYAKADCLIPRTAHADPEPAGAMVAVLPLTDGALSI; encoded by the coding sequence GTGATCTCCGTCGCAGAGGCGCGCGCCCGCATCCTGTCGGCCTTCGCTCCCCTGCCGGCGGAGACGGTGGCCCTGCCCGACGCGCTCGGCCGCGTGCTGGCCGAACCGGTGGTCGCCCGGCTGACCCAGCCGCCCTTCCATGCCGCCGCGATGGATGGCTGGGCCGTGCGCGCCGACGACATCGCCGCCGCGGCCGCCAACTCTCCCGTCCCCCTGCGCCGCATCGGCGAATCCTCCGCCGGCCATGCGTTCGGCGGCAGCGTCGGCCCCGGCGAGGCGGTGCGCATCTTCACCGGCGCGCCGATGCCCGATGGCGCCGACGCCGTGGTGATGCAGGAGGATTGCAGCGCCGACGAATCCAGCGTCCAGGTCGGCCGCGCCGTGGTTGCCGGCCGCTTTGTCCGCGAGGCCGGCTTCGACTTTGTCCATGGGCAGGAGCTTCTGCCGAAAGGCCGCCGCCTGACCGCCCGCGACATCGCGCTGGCCGCTGGCGGCAACGTGCCCTGGCTGTCGGTCCACCGCCGGCCGCGCATCGCCATTCTTGCCACCGGCGACGAGATCGCCCTGCCCGGCGACCCGCTGGGGCCGAGCCAGATCGTCAGCACCAACGCGCTCGGCCTCTGCGCGCTTGTGACCGCACAGGGTGGGCTGGCCCACAATCTGGGCGTCGCCAAGGACACGCCGGAGAGTGTCGCCGCTTTGGCGAAGGGCGCCGCCGGCTGCGACCTGCTGGTCACCACCGGCGGCGCCGCCCATGGCGACTACGACCTCGTGCGCGACGTGCTGGCCGAGCGTGGGGTGGCGCTGGAGGTGCAGACGGTGGCGATGCGGCCGGGAAAGGCGCTGATGTTCGGCCGGGCCGGGTCGGTGCCTCTGCTGGGCCTGCCCGGCAATCCGGTGTCCACCGGCGTCACCGCCGTCCTGTTCCTGCGCCCGATCCTACGCCTGCTGCAGGGGTTGTCGCCCGAAGACGACGGCCTGCCGCTGCGCGCCCGCCTGACCGTCGGGTTGAAGGCCAACGACCGGCGCGAGGAGTATCTGCGCGCCACGCTCGCCGCCGGCCCGGACGGTGTCCTGGCCGTCACGCCCTTCGCCCGGCAGGACAGCGCCATCACCTCGCTCTACGCCAAGGCCGACTGCCTGATCCCACGCACAGCCCATGCCGACCCGGAACCGGCCGGCGCCATGGTGGCCGTGCTTCCCCTGACCGATGGAGCGCTCAGCATATAG
- the moaC gene encoding cyclic pyranopterin monophosphate synthase MoaC has translation MSGFTHFDAEGKAVMVDVSDKADTERTATAAATVLMQPETLALIMQGGVKKGDVLSVARLAGIMGAKRTPDLIPLCHPLMLTSVKVDLSCDPARNAVDVTATCKLKGQTGVEMEALTAVTIAALTVYDMCKAVDRGMTVTDVRLLHKAGGKSGEWGSAATAPTTGA, from the coding sequence ATGAGCGGCTTCACCCATTTCGACGCCGAGGGCAAGGCGGTGATGGTGGACGTCTCCGACAAGGCGGACACCGAACGCACGGCCACCGCCGCCGCCACCGTGCTGATGCAGCCGGAAACCCTGGCGCTCATCATGCAAGGCGGGGTGAAGAAGGGCGACGTGCTGTCGGTCGCCCGGCTGGCCGGCATCATGGGGGCCAAGCGCACGCCGGACCTGATCCCGCTCTGCCATCCGCTGATGCTGACCTCGGTCAAGGTCGACCTGTCCTGCGATCCGGCGCGCAACGCGGTGGACGTGACAGCCACCTGCAAGCTGAAGGGACAGACGGGGGTGGAGATGGAGGCGCTGACCGCGGTCACGATCGCCGCGCTGACCGTTTACGACATGTGCAAGGCGGTGGACCGCGGCATGACCGTCACCGATGTCCGCCTTCTGCACAAGGCCGGCGGCAAGAGCGGCGAGTGGGGGTCTGCCGCAACCGCTCCCACAACCGGAGCCTGA
- a CDS encoding GNAT family N-acetyltransferase → MTDVTIAAESPRQDAVIALVAALDRYLLDLYPADTCHLLDIGEREAPDLRFFVARKDGVPVGCAALRVDPSGYGEIKRMYVDPAARGHRIGDRLLARLEEQARAEGLAALLLESGIHQHEALALYRKAGFTDRGPYACYENNGVSVFMEKSLRETVA, encoded by the coding sequence ATGACCGACGTCACCATCGCGGCGGAAAGCCCGCGCCAGGACGCCGTGATCGCGCTGGTCGCCGCACTGGACCGTTATCTGCTCGACCTCTATCCGGCCGATACCTGCCACCTGCTCGACATAGGGGAGCGGGAGGCGCCTGACCTGCGCTTCTTCGTCGCCCGCAAGGATGGCGTTCCTGTCGGCTGCGCCGCGCTCCGCGTCGATCCCTCGGGCTATGGCGAGATCAAGCGGATGTATGTCGATCCCGCCGCCCGCGGCCATCGCATCGGCGACCGCCTGCTCGCCCGGCTGGAGGAACAGGCGCGGGCGGAGGGGTTGGCCGCCCTGCTGCTGGAATCCGGCATCCACCAGCACGAGGCGCTGGCGCTCTACCGCAAGGCCGGCTTCACCGACCGCGGCCCCTACGCCTGCTACGAAAACAACGGCGTCAGCGTCTTCATGGAAAAATCCCTGCGGGAGACCGTCGCATGA
- the trpC gene encoding indole-3-glycerol phosphate synthase TrpC produces the protein MSDVLTRINDDKRALVASRKAARPLSEVEAAARAANETNPPRGFIRALGAAVEAGRYGLIAEIKKASPSKGLIRADFDPPALARAYRDGGATCLSVLTDEPYFQGKDEYLVAARAAVDLPVLRKDFMVDPYQIVEARALGADCILIIMASLSDAQAAEIEDAAISQGLDVLVEVHDRAELDRALLLKTPLLGVNNRNLKTLAVDIATTEELAANVPADRMLVAESGLYTPADLARMAKVGARCFLVGESLMRQADVTAATRALLAPV, from the coding sequence ATGAGCGACGTTCTGACCCGCATCAACGACGACAAGCGCGCGCTGGTCGCCTCCCGCAAGGCCGCCCGCCCATTGTCGGAGGTCGAGGCCGCCGCCAGGGCCGCCAACGAGACCAACCCGCCGCGCGGCTTCATCCGGGCGCTCGGCGCCGCGGTCGAGGCCGGGCGCTATGGCCTGATCGCCGAGATCAAGAAGGCGAGCCCGTCCAAGGGCCTGATCCGCGCCGACTTCGATCCGCCGGCGCTCGCCCGCGCCTACCGCGACGGCGGGGCGACCTGCCTGTCGGTTCTGACCGACGAGCCCTATTTCCAGGGCAAGGACGAGTATCTGGTCGCCGCCCGCGCCGCTGTCGATCTGCCGGTGCTGCGCAAGGACTTCATGGTCGATCCCTATCAGATCGTCGAGGCCCGCGCGCTGGGTGCCGACTGCATCCTCATCATCATGGCCTCCCTGTCCGATGCCCAGGCGGCGGAGATCGAGGACGCCGCGATATCCCAGGGCCTCGACGTGCTGGTGGAGGTGCATGACCGCGCCGAACTCGACCGCGCGCTGCTGCTGAAGACTCCGCTGCTGGGCGTCAACAACCGCAACCTCAAGACTCTGGCCGTCGATATCGCGACGACGGAGGAGCTGGCGGCCAATGTGCCGGCCGACCGCATGCTGGTCGCCGAAAGCGGGCTCTACACCCCCGCAGATCTGGCCCGGATGGCGAAGGTCGGGGCGCGCTGCTTCCTTGTCGGAGAATCGCTGATGCGGCAGGCCGACGTGACCGCCGCGACCCGCGCCCTGCTGGCTCCGGTCTAA
- the trpD gene encoding anthranilate phosphoribosyltransferase has product MSGDLGDMKAILGKVATGAALTEAEAGFAFDIIMSGNATPSQMGGFLMALRVRGETVDEIAGAARVMRAKAIPVEAPPGTIDTCGTGGDGVGTYNISTAAALVVSSCGVPVAKHGNRAISSKSGAADVLGSLGVNLDCDFALVRKALWDAGIAFLMAPRHHLAMRNVGPTRVELGTRTVFNLLGPLANPATARRQVLGVFSKQWVEPLAHVLKRLGSETAWVVHGSDGLDEITTTGPTTVAQLKDGEVTVFEVTPEDAGLPRARIEDLKGGDAQVNAEAIHALFDGVRSPYRDIVLLNAAAALLVAGKAATLKEGVAMAADAIDSGGARDRLRRLVAITNEAVA; this is encoded by the coding sequence ATGAGCGGCGATCTCGGCGATATGAAGGCCATCCTGGGCAAGGTCGCCACCGGCGCCGCCCTGACCGAGGCCGAGGCCGGCTTCGCCTTCGACATCATCATGTCCGGCAACGCCACCCCGTCGCAGATGGGCGGCTTCCTGATGGCTCTGCGCGTCCGTGGCGAGACTGTGGACGAGATCGCCGGCGCCGCCCGCGTCATGCGCGCAAAGGCGATCCCGGTCGAGGCACCTCCCGGCACCATCGACACCTGCGGCACCGGCGGCGACGGCGTCGGCACCTACAACATCTCCACCGCCGCGGCGCTGGTGGTGTCGTCCTGCGGCGTGCCGGTCGCCAAGCACGGCAACCGCGCCATCTCGTCGAAGTCCGGTGCCGCCGACGTGCTGGGCTCGCTGGGCGTCAATCTCGACTGCGACTTCGCGCTGGTGCGCAAGGCGCTGTGGGATGCCGGCATCGCCTTCCTGATGGCGCCGCGCCACCACCTTGCCATGCGCAACGTCGGCCCCACCCGCGTCGAGCTCGGCACCCGCACCGTCTTCAACCTGCTGGGTCCGCTCGCCAACCCGGCGACCGCCAGGCGGCAGGTTCTCGGCGTATTCTCCAAGCAGTGGGTGGAGCCGCTGGCTCATGTGCTCAAGCGGCTGGGCTCAGAAACGGCCTGGGTCGTCCATGGCTCCGACGGGTTGGACGAGATCACCACCACCGGCCCCACCACCGTCGCCCAGCTGAAGGACGGCGAGGTGACGGTGTTCGAGGTGACACCGGAGGATGCCGGCCTGCCCCGCGCCAGGATCGAGGACCTCAAGGGCGGCGACGCCCAGGTCAATGCCGAGGCGATCCACGCCCTGTTCGACGGGGTGCGCAGCCCCTACCGCGACATCGTGCTGCTGAACGCCGCCGCCGCCCTGCTGGTGGCCGGCAAGGCCGCGACGCTGAAGGAGGGCGTGGCGATGGCCGCCGACGCCATCGACAGCGGCGGCGCCCGCGACCGCCTGCGCCGGCTGGTCGCCATCACCAACGAGGCGGTGGCCTGA